The sequence AGATGGCTTTGAAACTCTTTGAGAAGCAGTTGATCATATTGTATGCAGGCTATCAGAAAAACGCAATCCTAAAGCCCCATTTGGCATGTAGAACTAATTGCAAGGTTCTTTTGTTTGAGAAGGATAGTTGAAACACATTTTACTTTTCTTTGTGTACTTATAGAATGTCGTGGGAGAAAGCATCTCAGCAAAGTAAATCCAACAAATCTGAAGAAGAAGATCCCACAAAGGTAGTTAAGAATGATTTCAAGAAAGTTGACAAACTCGATATTACAGTACTTTGCTCCATATGTCAACAAATGGTACACATTAGCGAAATTCTTTTCCATAAAAAAGTCCACCAGGCTCTGGCAGTACTGGATTACCAGCGGCCATGGGTGGAATCAATAGATATAGATGAAATCGTTTATCAGAGAAAACGTctgcttttcaaaatgaaaaaatataAGATTCCTAAGTATGTTGAACGAAAGAAGGAGAAGATTGGCTATGCATTTGACCTCCTTAAAGAAAGCATGAAGCCTACTCCATATTTTTGTATTGATAGTATTGCTCAAAGTTCTGTGCACATTGAAGAAGTTACCAATCCACTGATAAAAGCCATCGCAATATGTCAAGACAAAAATGCTCGTTGGCATGAAAACTTGGAAGACGTATTTGTCGTATTAGACAATTATGGAAACAGGGCAGGTACATGCTTTCTTGGAGTTTTTGATGGAAGCAATGGAATCTCTGCTGCAGAGACAACGTCCGTGGAACTTCCCGTTTTACTCCTTGACCAGCTTTCTCAAGAAGATCCCTCCTACCAAGTGAGCGAAGCTGGAAAAGAATTCATAGATTCATTCTGCACCGTCTTCAGGGCAGATTACAAAGTGAGGGAGAGACTTTTCACTCAAAAGGGTGCCAGAGGCAAGAAATCTTGGCCAGGTGATTATGAATGGGTTCACAGAGCATATGCTAAGTCTTTCTGGCGTATGGACAGGCTTTTACGGCTCGGAAGAAATGAAGTTTCCAGAGTCTGCTGGAGCAGTTGTACAGCTGCCACCTGTATAATAGAAAATATAAGCAGCGAAAAGGAAAGCCAACAAGAtgaagaggagaagaaaacacTTGAAAAGGTAACTGatgaagaggaacagaacatcAGACAACAGAACGAGGAGGAGACGCCTAAAAGGATATTCATAGCAAAGAAAAAATGTGATGCAGAGCAGGGAGTGGCTCTGCTTGTAACTAATAAAGAGAGGGGCAGTGTCACAGAACATCAGCCAGAGGAGCCACTTGAAGGAACCAACgacagaaaggaaagcagcacagtAGAGCCAGAAAATGATGAGCAGGTTGCCAATAATAAGGATGTGATTCAGGAAGAGGACCTGCTTGAAAGCAAGCAACAGAAGCAAGGAGAATCACTTGAAAGAAGAGATGATCGTGCCAGAGAGCCAGGAGACAATGTGCAGATTGCTGATCATATAGATGAGAACCAGGAAGAGGGTCTCCTTGAAAACATAGGACAGCAGCAAGTTGAGTCATCTGAAAGAACAGATGATCACACTGGAGAGCCAGGAGACAATGTGCATGTTGATGATCATATAGATGGGGACCAGGAAGAGGGTCTCCTTCAAAACATGGAACAGCAGCAAGGAGAGTCATCTGAAAGAACAAATGATCATGCCCAAGAGTCAGGAGACAATGTGCAGATTGCTGATCATATAGATGAGAGCCAGGAAGAGGGTCTTCTTGAAAACATGGAACAGCAGCAAGTTGAGTCATCTGAAAGAACAGGTGATCACACCGGAGAGCCAGGAGACAATGTGCATGTTGCTGATCATATAGATGGGGACCAGGAAGAGGGTCTCCTTCAAAACATGGAACAGCAGCAAGGAGAGTCATCTGAAAGAACAAATGATCATGCCCAAGAGTCAGGAGACAATGTGCATGTTGCTGATCATATAGATGAGAGCCAGGAAGAGGGTCTTCTTGAGAACATGGAACAGCAGCAAGGAGAGTCGTCTGAAAGAACAAATGATCTCACCGGAGGGCCAGGAGACAATGAGCACATGGCAGATAGCATAGATGGGAgtcaggaagaggaagagcttgAAGACGACAATAGTTCTGCACTGACAGAAGAAAAATTTGGACTAATGCATATTGCTAATATTGGTATGTATGAAATACGGTTACCATTTCCCACTACCCTACCCCATTTTAAAATGCTGGCCTGTCAGTTTTAAATGATACAGCAAGTGCCTGCAGTTTAATTCAATACTGCATAGCCTTGGGGCCTAACTCACTCTCCATAAACAGAAGGGTTCCttccactggcagaggaaattGGGCTCCAGCATAGGTTTTTGCCTGAGTACAgggtggtgtttgttttttgtctctcACTCCTTCCTCCCACTCTCTAgagcagatcccccccccccttttaagcaaAGGGACTCCAGGGGAAAGGGGATATGAGCAAAGAATGTCACAGAGACCTTCCACACGGTGGGAGTATCTTGTTAGCAGAATTCCATTCACAGAATATTCTCTCTCGCCAGCAGAACCTTAGGATCTAAGTCAACGTTTGCAAGATGAAACACTTTCCAACGATCTCAGCACCAAAAAAGTAAAGAGTGGGAAAGAGACAAGTCAATATGGCATACAATAATTTTGAATAACAGATATCTTCTTTAATGGGATTGTTCTCACCTAAACTTTGAACTGAAATAGGAACAATAAGTCTGTATTCCTAAACCGTAACAAGCTTTCCTTcccgattttttttttgtcattggTCTGTTTCTTTGTTATGTTCAACAAACACAATCTctcagcaaaccatagtttaggtaaaggtaaagggaccccttcgTGTCcaactcgggggttgcggcactcatctcgcgttagtggccgagggagccggcatacagcttcccagtcatatggccagcatgactaagcagcttctggcgaactagagcagcacacggaaatgccgtttaccttcccgctagagcggtacctatttatctacttgcactttgacgagctttcgaactgctaggttggcaggagctgggactgagcaacgggagctcacccagtcgcttttccttaggatgtccctattttcatcccagaaatgttggagggtctttACACagtactagggttgccatacgtctggaatttcccggacatacctGGAATTCTGAAGCCGGAAGCAGAGTCTGGGCAGAAATCGGctgaatgtccaggaaaatctggtcgtatggcaacccatgtcggcagtgccgtttttgccagtttcccttaaaaataactcaaaagcctccttttatttcatttttgtgagCTTTTGCCCCAAAGCTCAGCAACTGTCCGGATTTCCACttctttaaatatggcaaccctgtacACAGTACATAACTGCAATATGTAGtagtggtcaccaacttggatggctttaaaacgaCTTTAAACAAATTTGTGGAGGTTaaagctaccagtggctactagctattATGTCTTATCTACTACCTCCAATTCCAGAGGCATTGTTGGGGAGTACAAGTGGAGAGAGTTGCTTTTACACTCATGCCGTTCTTGTGggtggccaccatgagaacaggaggctgaacTGGATAGCAAAGCCTTTGCCTCTTCTTAAATGACTGCTGCTGCTTCGTTTTATGGACATAACCTCTGCTTCAAAGAGATAAATATTTGCGATTGACTCAGATTGATCCAGATTCTTTTACTACCTCCGTTCTAAATCAAGTCCGTTGAAAAGTTGCCCTCTAAGATCCAACATGTTTTACTTGCATACTTTCATTTGGaaccagattttatttttttgaacaaATCTGatctttttttatccttttttggGCAATGACTGGCATCTGCGAGGTATCCAGCTATAGATGTGACAGAAGCTACATAGCAGACACTGAAAACAGCAGTCCTAATGATCTCATAATTTTCAGACAGACAGATAAGTCTGTTGGTCTGTTGACTAGGCATGATGCCTTTGCTCCGCCTCCATAGTCAGATgaagtgatgcttctgaataccagttgctgcaagcAAAGAAGAGGGGAGTGCTATTGTGCTTGAGTCCTGTTTGCCCATTTCTCACAACCATATACCTGatggagcatctctacccccacagagggccttctggttgttccctcactgcgagaagtgaggttacagggaaccaggcagagggccttctcggtagtggcacccgccctgtggaacgccctcccatcagatgtcaaggaaataaacaactatctgacttttagaagacacctgaaggcagccctgtttagggcagtttttaatgtttgatgctttattgtgtttttaatattctgttggggggcgcccagagtggctggggaggcccggccaaatgggcagggtataagtaaattgccatcatcatcatcatcatcatctaggtGTCCACTAAGAACAggttggcttgatccagcaatgTTGTAATTGTACAAAGCCTGTTGCCATGTCACTGTACTGCACATTTGTCTCCCCTCATTGGACACTGAGAAGCTCAATGCAATTATGATCCTACATCCTACATCGACTGGATGTAGCTAAGGGGTCTGAAGCCCTCAGCCACttagggacttcccttgcatgtgaagacaggctctggcagattgagcagaggAGACCAATGGTCAAAAAGTTGGTTTCTGCACGGGCCGTAGAGGGAACTGAGGggtagatggggctcatcaacctgggaaggcagctcaTCGAGGAagaggaaaactgatcctaaacttccgctgccttgcgggatatttttgggagaagaaaaggctaaggaataaacacaaatctggagtgcagtCCCCAATATGGTTGGATAGTGCCATGTACGCCTCCTTCTGAAAACTCCCGCAGCTAGGTGGGTGCCAAATGTATAGAGCTGTGGTTTCCTTTGTACTACATTAGCGAGGGTGAGAAGGggttcttgttgtctgggcagcccaggacaacctccatacacactgcccaggcttgtgccctggagatgtcacttcggtgctgctaacacagtggttttgacttcacccccggaagtgcgctccattgtctcttgagacagatggatacgAACTATTTTGCACAActaaaacagccttccccaaatAGGTTCCCTCCAGGTGCCTTACActacacaactcccatcatccctaagcatTGGGACCATGCTGTCTTGAGCCAGTGGGGAGTTTTAGCTTAATGCATCTGGAGAATATCAGgatgcaggggtggagcaaggtgggggcgttgtGGGAGGTATGCCCCAGGTTTCAGCCTGgagaggggtgacacttggtgcccccccacgactcccaagctgaGCCCTGCCGCCCGGTAAAAAAGCCTCGCTCGATGGCTCGTAAGATTGCCGCGGGCGCAGCAGGGACGGAttgtgcatgtgctgcatcctgcacatgcgcagtcagtccatgctggcactgctgctcccgcaacCTTACGAGTCGCTGAGCGAGTGGCAACTCGTAAGGTTGCCACGCACGcacgaacagcagcagcagatggggTGCCGCAGCCCGTCCGTTCTGCTCTTCGCTCATGGCAGCCTTATGAGTTGCCGCTCGTAAGGTTGCCGcgtgagcagcagcaccagcacggACGGACTGCGGATATGCGGCATCCCGCACATGTGAAGTTCATACTGACGCATGCActgtgacatcatgatgcatgcgcgcTGCAGTGATTCCCCGCCCCCGGGGGGAGTGCCCCTGCATTTGCCGCTCCAGGCAGCCAAGTGGCTCCATTTGCTGCTGCAAGGATGGAGAGGGCCTTACTAGATATTGCAGTGGAACCTGCTCTAGCCATGTTTTCATCAAGGGTGCTGCAAGATGTACAAATGATTTGATCAGGAAAATCCATCACCACCCTTTCAATTTTCCTTTTCCAACTTCATGCTTTCTGTGGTTCTCACAGGCCAATAAGCACAcccagtcctcattgggctgttttgagTTTTGCTATTTTGGTTTTGTAAAAGAATGTGGCATTCCTACATACTTCATGGCTCTCTTCTAATATGCCAGTACATCCTCATTTCTTGGTGGCCCTGTTTTGTATCCAAACCTATTGGCATTGAagcacctgagtttgctattcTTCAAAATGATAAGACGGATCAAATTTGCCATTTGTGGCCCACTGGCTCTGTCTAGTTTCAGCCTATGGATGTAGTAATCTAGGTATGTAGAAAGTTGCACTTGACATGGAATCATGGGAGAAGGGTAAGATAAACTGAGcacttgggactcagctagactggtaaagaaaaagtgatttatatgtgttgtatgcgcgatataacattgtgccaccaggtGGCAACATAGAgccccatttttctctacctgctTTACctatttaaatttacaatgctttgAACTGAAAcgtttctttgatgtgtctagaatCCAGCTTTAGACTGGTTATCTTCACGAATGATGAAAGATGGCAGAACATGAATTGTGTATAGAATCTGCACAGCATAACCTGTGGAGGAAAAGCAACGGTTGAAGTTTAAGCCCCTTGGGCAGTGCTTTCAAATATCAATTCAGTTAAGTTATACACTGataagttgtgtgtgttttttttaattgtaggtAACGTTCATGCTGTTTTATGCAAAAATGGGAAAAGCTATTGGGTTACTAAAGAACATAGCACTTATTCTAGAGAAGAAAGGATCCGTGTTCTTAAGAATGGTGGCTCTATCAGCAGCA is a genomic window of Lacerta agilis isolate rLacAgi1 chromosome 12, rLacAgi1.pri, whole genome shotgun sequence containing:
- the PP2D1 gene encoding protein phosphatase 2C-like domain-containing protein 1 — protein: MSWEKASQQSKSNKSEEEDPTKVVKNDFKKVDKLDITVLCSICQQMVHISEILFHKKVHQALAVLDYQRPWVESIDIDEIVYQRKRLLFKMKKYKIPKYVERKKEKIGYAFDLLKESMKPTPYFCIDSIAQSSVHIEEVTNPLIKAIAICQDKNARWHENLEDVFVVLDNYGNRAGTCFLGVFDGSNGISAAETTSVELPVLLLDQLSQEDPSYQVSEAGKEFIDSFCTVFRADYKVRERLFTQKGARGKKSWPGDYEWVHRAYAKSFWRMDRLLRLGRNEVSRVCWSSCTAATCIIENISSEKESQQDEEEKKTLEKVTDEEEQNIRQQNEEETPKRIFIAKKKCDAEQGVALLVTNKERGSVTEHQPEEPLEGTNDRKESSTVEPENDEQVANNKDVIQEEDLLESKQQKQGESLERRDDRAREPGDNVQIADHIDENQEEGLLENIGQQQVESSERTDDHTGEPGDNVHVDDHIDGDQEEGLLQNMEQQQGESSERTNDHAQESGDNVQIADHIDESQEEGLLENMEQQQVESSERTGDHTGEPGDNVHVADHIDGDQEEGLLQNMEQQQGESSERTNDHAQESGDNVHVADHIDESQEEGLLENMEQQQGESSERTNDLTGGPGDNEHMADSIDGSQEEEELEDDNSSALTEEKFGLMHIANIGNVHAVLCKNGKSYWVTKEHSTYSREERIRVLKNGGSISSNEPKGLIEGLIKSTRGLGYHGNPKLKNTVIPVPHTISFPVDDSCQFLILASNGLWEVLDKSEAVLLTLTMFSAYLEKYQRSQLKKTRMSKGTELPLNDLEAEFYSWYLNKDFFADTDLQNLRSSSGGEQEQEMVQSGSSAEEESEEAEESEADEEEAAAEEEEESETTLEVPGSWDLSDDTSHESTELTSPEFEINVEEPEPESFESSEISEDSEINSRTFYALAAKYISKHLVEAALKAGSRDNITVLIALLNGCDKIPTYI